One Silene latifolia isolate original U9 population chromosome 4, ASM4854445v1, whole genome shotgun sequence DNA segment encodes these proteins:
- the LOC141653686 gene encoding uncharacterized protein LOC141653686 isoform X2 — translation MIMAQKKARIHQLRLEKGAKKVVEDLEKYDPQNDPNATGDPYKTLFVARLAGGKLAINHAAKSSYFSICTLSDGSKEELGVSYLNIIRFVSGYLETVFVCSYYTIKVVHILTPYIAISHIQSIEGNNQDAKGTREPWMLIPMLRKIQVRSPFYSTTISLVFVVAVIIVLPGMN, via the exons ATGATTATG GCACAAAAGAAGGCAAGGATTCACCAATTACGGTTAGAGAAGGGTGCCAAAAAGGTTGTGGAGGACCTAGAGAAAT ATGATCCGCAGAATGATCCCAATGCCACTGGAGACCCGTACAAGACTCTGTTTGTTGCTAGGCTG gctgGGGGAAAACTGGCCATTAACCATGCTGCTAAGTCGTCTTATTTCTCAATATGCACCCTTTCTGATGGCTCCAAGGAAGAATTAGGGGTTTCTTACCTCAATATCATTCGTTTTGTCTCAG GTTATCTGGAAACAGTATTTGTGTGCTCTTACTACACAATTAAGGTTGTGCACATCTTAACCCCTTATATCGCCATTT CGCATATCCAGAGTATAGAAGGCAATAACCAGGACGCAAAAGGTACAAGAGAACCATGGATGCTCATCCCTATGCTCCGAAAGATCCAAGTCCGTAGTCCTTTTTATTCAACTACAATTTCGCTTGTTTTTGTTGTTGCCGTAATCATTGTTCTCCCTGGCATGAATTAA
- the LOC141653686 gene encoding uncharacterized protein LOC141653686 isoform X1: protein MFSRTLYKQLNGGGMVGQARSSLSIVLNIGFAFYSAAAGIGLPRPAQKKARIHQLRLEKGAKKVVEDLEKYDPQNDPNATGDPYKTLFVARLAGGKLAINHAAKSSYFSICTLSDGSKEELGVSYLNIIRFVSGYLETVFVCSYYTIKVVHILTPYIAISHIQSIEGNNQDAKGTREPWMLIPMLRKIQVRSPFYSTTISLVFVVAVIIVLPGMN, encoded by the exons ATGTTTTCGAGGACACTATATAAACAACTTAATGGTGGTGGTATGGTTGGGCAAGCAAGATCATCACTATCAATAGTATTGAATATTGGGTTTGCTTTTTATTCGGCTGCtgctggaattggtcttcctcgTCCT GCACAAAAGAAGGCAAGGATTCACCAATTACGGTTAGAGAAGGGTGCCAAAAAGGTTGTGGAGGACCTAGAGAAAT ATGATCCGCAGAATGATCCCAATGCCACTGGAGACCCGTACAAGACTCTGTTTGTTGCTAGGCTG gctgGGGGAAAACTGGCCATTAACCATGCTGCTAAGTCGTCTTATTTCTCAATATGCACCCTTTCTGATGGCTCCAAGGAAGAATTAGGGGTTTCTTACCTCAATATCATTCGTTTTGTCTCAG GTTATCTGGAAACAGTATTTGTGTGCTCTTACTACACAATTAAGGTTGTGCACATCTTAACCCCTTATATCGCCATTT CGCATATCCAGAGTATAGAAGGCAATAACCAGGACGCAAAAGGTACAAGAGAACCATGGATGCTCATCCCTATGCTCCGAAAGATCCAAGTCCGTAGTCCTTTTTATTCAACTACAATTTCGCTTGTTTTTGTTGTTGCCGTAATCATTGTTCTCCCTGGCATGAATTAA